Genomic window (Neurospora crassa OR74A linkage group VI, whole genome shotgun sequence):
gttatttactagtattatcgttattaataccttctagcGGGTATTGGggtagtatactatatcgaTAACGGTTTAAAAGACAACGTAAATATCAAAATAGATAATTGTACGacgtagagtattaaaatatcgatTTTTTGTACCAGTTTTGGCCAGATTTCAATATTAAACAATTAAGTTGAATCGTGTAAAGCAATGTCAAATGGCCAGATTTgtcaaatgcggtgtgtgtgtgtgtgcacgcacacacacctcttgctaagactgcacaggcgattgagtgtgggaacaaTCATCTCTTTCCCTACCAAACAGTGAATGGCTCTCCAGCGGCCACTGTACACAGTAGCACTACAATgatctcaccaccaccaacaaacCGCGTTAACGTGTTCTCCATTGACAACCACCTACACTGTTGTTACACCACACACCCTCTACCTCCGCCCACCACTTTCAGCAAACACCAAGATCCCATATCATGTTGACATAGCCATCGCCGTTACGTGACATGACATTATCCCAGTAGTGAACTGGAACATTGAAACAGCGGGCGCTTTTGGTTGACGTACTCATCTTCAGCCCTCTCAAACCTTGGtcagcctcctcagcctccaaTCGCCGTCATGGATGCCGATCTAGACCCACTATGGCAGGATATGGACTGGTACGTacatctcatctcatccatGTTCTTCACCACTCACCTCACACGTGGTATGGTTACCGGTCCCGGTATGCCGTTCCCGGGTCGTCTtccgtcatcatcactcaATCTCCGACATGGTTGACCGACCCAGGATCCCGTGCTCCGGGTCTTGTTCCGGTCCGGGTCCGGGTCCGGGTCCCGGATAGTCGCTCAGAAATCATCACAATATGCCATACAGCAAGCTAATCTcaacctcccctccccctcagGGCCATAGGCCAAATGTTGATCATGGGCTGGGACGGCACCGAAGTAACCCCCCAAATCCGTGAGCTCATAACAGACCACCACCTGGGCTCCATCCTCCTAACAGCCAAGAACCTCAAATGTACTCATCACCTTGTACTCTCCCCCCAATCTAGAATTCAGTAGTCCATACTAACACCCCCATGACCAGCCGCCCATCAAACAGCAAAGCTCGTCCAAGAGCTCCAAACCATCGCCCACAACGCCGGCCATCCTTACCCCCTGCTCATCGCCCTCGACCAAGAAAACGGCGGCGTCAACTCCCTCTTTGACGAAGAACACATCTGCCAGTTCCCTTCCTCCATGGGCCAAGCAGCAGCCGGCTCCCCGGACCTCTCCTACCAACTAGCCAAAGCAACCGCCACCGAAGTCTCAGCCTGCGGCGTCAACCTCATCCTCGGCCCCGTTTTGGACGTCCTTACCAACGCGCGCTACCAACCTTTAGGCGTCCGCGCCACCTCCGACGACCCGCAAGAAGTCTCGCAGTATGGAATTGCCGCCATGAAGGGGTACAAAGACGCTGGCGTCGCCACGTGCGGGAAACATTTTCCCTCTTACGGCAACCTGGATTTTCTGGGAAGTAGTTTGGATATCCCCATCATCACGCAGACGCTTGAAGAACTGGCGCTGTCAGCGCTGGTGCCGTTCCGCAACGCGATTGCCACGGGAAAGTTGGACGCCATGTTTGTCGGCGGTTGTGGGATCACGAATCCGAGCATGAAGGTGGCGCATGCGTGTTTGAGCGAGCAAGTGGTTGATGAGCTTTTGCGCGAAGAGCTGGGGTTCACTGGGGTTGCGATATCAGAGTGTTTGGAGATGGAAGCGCTTCGTACCGAGATGGGGGTACGAACGGGGACCATCATGGCTGTGCAGGCCGGGTGTgatttggtgttgttgtgcaGGGCGTATGATGTCCAGCTGGAGGCGATTTCTGGACTGAAGCTGGGGTTGGAGAACGAGGTGTTGACCAAGGAGAGGGTTTATACGAGTTTGAGAAGGGtgttgaagatgaagagggggTGTACGGATTGGGCCAAGGCGCTGAATCCGCCGGGGATCTCGCTGCTGAAGCAGATTCACCCGAGCCATCTGGCGTTGAGCATGAAGGCGTACGATGACTCGATTACGGTGATGAGGGACAACGAAAAGTTGTTGCCGCTCAATGAAAGCATGCATCAGGAGGAGGAACTGCTGCTTTTGACGCCGCTGGTCAAGCCGTTGCCGGCGTcggcgatgacgaagacTATCCTCGAAGGTTCGACCAAGATTAGGTCCGAGAATCCGATTCATGATAAATGGATACACAGGGAACGCAGTGCCATCATGAGTGGTGAGGGAGTGTTTAGGGAACTTGGGAGATCTCTAGCCCGCGCTAGACATGGAAAGTTACTTCACACTTCTTATACCGCCAACGGTGTGCGGCCGGGTAACTCTCCCTTTCCATTTTCACCTTCTAGGATGATACCTTTACTGACACCATCCAGTCCACGAATCCCTCATCCAACGCGCCTCaaccatcatcctcctcaccgcTGACGCCAACAGGAACCTCTACCAAGCCGGCTTCACCAAACACGTAGCAATGATGTGTTCCCTCCTCAAAGCCTCGGGCCACAAAAAGAacctcatcgtcgtcgccgtctccTCTCCCTACGACTTCGCCATGGACAAGTCCATCGGCACCTACATCTGCACCTTCGACTTCACCGAAACCGCCATGTCTGCCTTGGTCCGCGCCCTATGCGGCGCTTTCACCCCGCACGGCACTTTGCCAGGAACCCTCCGCAAAGCTCCCCGCAAGGCCGTCCAAAGCTCCGCAGGCGGCAAATCCAAAACCCGCACGCAGCACTGGCTCGTCGAGCCCTACGACGTCGAAAGAGACACCAAAGGACTCCAAGATCTACTATTCGCCATGGTCCGCGGCAGCGCGCCCAACCATCAATACTTTTACGCCTTCGGCCCGCACTCCTTCTCGCTGTTATCCgacatgatgatggtggagcagcagcacgaAGAAGAACCAAAGATGGAAGAGCAGCACTTTGTCGTCCGCAACTCCTCCACCGGCGCTTTATACGGGTTTTGCTCCACTTACTACCTCCCCTCCACTTTCACAGGAATCATCGGCGCCATCTTCGTCGACCCGTCCAAACGTAACCTGTCGATAGGGTACTCCCTCCACCGCCGGGCCGTGAGGAACCTCCTCCAGAAACACCCAGACATCAAGCATTTCCAGCTGGGATGCTGTCTCCCTGGTATTTTCCCCGGTATCCCACTCGACCACTCTGATGCCCTGTCCATGTCGTCAGCTATAACCCCTGGATCTACCACATCTTCCACCGCCGCTTCTTCTGGTCTAAAATCCTGGTTATCCACTACCTGCGGATGGGATttgtccccttcctcctcgagCGTTGTCCGCACCCGCAAAATctacaacctcctcctcccctctctcCAAACCTGGTCCTCACCCCCAGATTTGCCCACCACCCTCCAGTTGGCCGGTATCTCCTTCGACCTCatccccggcggcggcggcagcagtgGGCGCACCACAAATTCAACCCCAAATTCATCTCTGTCTGCAGAACAAGAATCCGTCCTCTCTTTCGTCTCATCCCACTCTACCCCCGAAATCCTCACTCTCTACAGACTTGCTCTTCTTCAAtcccctcctcttttctcaTCTTCTGCTTTGTCATATTCTTCTGTTTCTTCTGCTTCCCCTACTGATCCTACCACGTACAATAACAATCACCATAACAACAACCATAACAACACATGGATCATCCGCGCCAAGATccaatcccaatcccagtcccagtcccagtcccagtccTCCCAAGCCCCAGGAGTAgtagaaggaggaggaggaggagcaggaggaggagcagagcAAGTAATAGGTACCATCATAATCAGCAGCGATCTAGGAAGGGAGTTGCATCTCCCTTCTTTGTCGTCGGCTTCGGGGTCTTCTAGCGGTGGCACCGGGGGAATCATTGCGCCTGTTGTGTCATCCATGACggggcagcaacagcaacagcaacaacaacaggcaaacttgttgttggtgttgcaggggttggtgatgttggggtTGAGACAGAAcaagagggagaagatggctTGTTGCTTGTTGAGTTGGGTGAGCAATGGCAatggaagtggtggaagtggaTCAAGGGATGGGGGACAGCAGCAAAACAATAGTGTGGAAACGTTGTTGGGTATGGGATTTGAGGTACAGCAGgtttgggaggaggtggttaATGGGGTTGAGCAGGTGAGTTTACAATTCTTCTTTGAAACTGATACGTGTTGAGGAGTGATtgattaattactaacctGGTTACAGTTTGCTTCGCTTGCTTAAGGCATTTCAGTCACTTTGGATATGTTACGATTTATGACACGGTTTTTTGTTCTTTGGATACGCGGTAAGCGTAATTTGTGGCTGATTACTTTGGCATGTTGGAGGGATGTACTTACGGTGATATACGACTTGTCTTTCTTTACTTAGTCACTTGACCCCGAGGACTTTACACGTGTCTCGGGTTGCTTGTAGTTAGGATATCAATCAGAAATTGCCTTGTTTGGGTATTTGCTTCCGTTATTAGGGGTATTCAAGATTAGAAGATTAGCAAATACGGTCAATCTACCCGTGGTGTATCCAGTCATTAGAACAATCTTTGCCATTTCCAATCCACGGACTCCGGTGTTCTCCTCACTACCCAAGCATTTTCCCCGTTTCGGGATTAGGCGTCAATCTTCTTAACGCTTCAGCAGCAAAAACGGGATCAGTTAGCCTGGATGCCATCCTGTCTGGCTTCAGGTCATACTCCGACTCAGCTTCAGAGTCCCCATCCGAGGTCTGGCCGTATGATGAGGTCCCGAGGAGTCCTAGAAGGCCATGACTTTTGGGTACGGGTTGGGCTAGAATCTTTTGCTCCAAAGCTATGTAGCCTGAGGACTGGGCTGGCTTGACGTTTGTGGTGAGAAGTATTGGCACCGTTTGTGCCAACGGGGAAATGGGAGAAGACGAGGACCGGGTGGCAGTTGCTTTTGGTGTCGACTCTGGTGTTAGTGGTCCAGCGGCGGTTTTGAGCTTGGTCGGCGGGGTACCAAGGCCCTTCCTGATGGGCAGGGACTGGTCAGAACCGTGGCTGTGGCCGAATTCTCGGCGTTCAACCGATTTGAAGTACTGCCACACATTAGCACTGTCCGTTCTTCATCAACAGACCACAAACAGAAACACAAACCTTGACCGTCTTCCACTTGAGTTCCCCCGCTGCCTCCTCATCACAAATTACGGTAGCCCTCTCATGCATCTGCAATGCCGAGCCAGTCCACATACTACTCACTCCCTCTTCTACGCATTTTTTCAACGCCCTCGCCTTTTTGGCACCAAGGACAATCATCAGcacctccctcgcctccAGGACCGTCTTAACCCCCACCGTCAAGGCCAACTGGGGCACCTTGTTCACATCGTCATCGAAGAATCGACTGTTTGCAAGGATGGTGTCCTCCGCTAGTGCGACGACACGCGTTCGAGAGGCCAAGCTGGAACCGGGCTCGTTGAAAGCTAGATGTCCATCCTCTCCCAGGCCGGCGAGAAACAGGTCGATTCCGCCGGCAGCAGCAATCTTGGCTTCGTAGCGTGAGCACTCGGCAGCGAGGTCTGGAGCGAGGCCATTGAGAAGGTTGGTATTTTGTGGGGGGATATTGACATGGGAGAAGAAGTTATCGTGCATGAAGGAGGCGTAGGATTGAGGGTGGGTCGGGGGAAGGGAGACGTATTCGTCCTGCAACCATTGTCAGCAAGATATGGAAAGACGGAAATGAGAGTTTTGGTGGTTCTTACCATGTTGAAGGTTATGACATTTTCGAAGGAGACCAAACCGGCCTTGTACTTCTCTACAAGACACTTGTAGATGCCAAGGGGACTGGAGCCGGTCGGGAGACCGAGGACAAATGGGCGAGTGCGGGTAGGAGAGAAGGAGTTGATGCGGTCGACGATGTAGTCGGCCACGTAGGAGCTGGCGGATTCAGCGTTATCGCGGATGATGAGCCCCATGTTGCTGGTTGAGTGATGCTGTGATGGTATGGGGAATGGAGATAGGGTGCTCGAGTGGATGAGGGATAAGAGATGATACGTGCTGTCAATGAGAGAGACAATGTCTCGGTGAATGGGGAAAAGAATGACTAAAGGGAAgaaatacctctaccgtTGAGTTTTGCGAGACTCAACGAACAGAGCCGCCCTCGTCCCGTCGTCAGCCATCAAGGTGCACTAATGTCGATGCTCGAGACTGGCAAGGGCGACCATCCATCAACTCCAGGGTCCAGTCCATGACGGGCAGGGCACCTCCACGAACTGGGGTGTCGACCCCGCAATACGTGGTATCAGAAAATGATCTATCCATGG
Coding sequences:
- a CDS encoding beta-N-acetylglucosaminidase, encoding MLIMGWDGTEVTPQIRELITDHHLGSILLTAKNLKSAHQTAKLVQELQTIAHNAGHPYPLLIALDQENGGVNSLFDEEHICQFPSSMGQAAAGSPDLSYQLAKATATEVSACGVNLILGPVLDVLTNARYQPLGVRATSDDPQEVSQYGIAAMKGYKDAGVATCGKHFPSYGNLDFLGSSLDIPIITQTLEELALSALVPFRNAIATGKLDAMFVGGCGITNPSMKVAHACLSEQVVDELLREELGFTGVAISECLEMEALRTEMGVRTGTIMAVQAGCDLVLLCRAYDVQLEAISGLKLGLENEVLTKERVYTSLRRVLKMKRGCTDWAKALNPPGISLLKQIHPSHLALSMKAYDDSITVMRDNEKLLPLNESMHQEEELLLLTPLVKPLPASAMTKTILEGSTKIRSENPIHDKWIHRERSAIMSGEGVFRELGRSLARARHGKLLHTSYTANGVRPVHESLIQRASTIILLTADANRNLYQAGFTKHVAMMCSLLKASGHKKNLIVVAVSSPYDFAMDKSIGTYICTFDFTETAMSALVRALCGAFTPHGTLPGTLRKAPRKAVQSSAGGKSKTRTQHWLVEPYDVERDTKGLQDLLFAMVRGSAPNHQYFYAFGPHSFSLLSDMMMVEQQHEEEPKMEEQHFVVRNSSTGALYGFCSTYYLPSTFTGIIGAIFVDPSKRNLSIGYSLHRRAVRNLLQKHPDIKHFQLGCCLPGIFPGIPLDHSDALSMSSAITPGSTTSSTAASSGLKSWLSTTCGWDLSPSSSSVVRTRKIYNLLLPSLQTWSSPPDLPTTLQLAGISFDLIPGGGGSSGRTTNSTPNSSLSAEQESVLSFVSSHSTPEILTLYRLALLQSPPLFSSSALSYSSVSSASPTDPTTYNNNHHNNNHNNTWIIRAKIQSQSQSQSQSQSSQAPGVVEGGGGGAGGGAEQVIGTIIISSDLGRELHLPSLSSASGSSSGGTGGIIAPVVSSMTGQQQQQQQQQANLLLVLQGLVMLGLRQNKREKMACCLLSWVSNGNGSGGSGSRDGGQQQNNSVETLLGMGFEVQQVWEEVVNGVEQFASLA
- a CDS encoding glucosamine-6-phosphate deaminase, yielding MDEYVSLPPTHPQSYASFMHDNFFSHVNIPPQNTNLLNGLAPDLAAECSRYEAKIAAAGGIDLFLAGLGEDGHLAFNEPGSSLASRTRVVALAEDTILANSRFFDDDVNKVPQLALTVGVKTVLEAREVLMIVLGAKKARALKKCVEEGVSSMWTGSALQMHERATVICDEEAAGELKWKTVKYFKSVERREFGHSHGSDQSLPIRKGLGTPPTKLKTAAGPLTPESTPKATATRSSSSPISPLAQTVPILLTTNVKPAQSSGYIALEQKILAQPVPKSHGLLGLLGTSSYGQTSDGDSEAESEYDLKPDRMASRLTDPVFAAEALRRLTPNPETGKMLG